A stretch of Blautia liquoris DNA encodes these proteins:
- a CDS encoding CotS family spore coat protein — translation MYDRGLWILEQYGLTAKTSCKGRGVMLYETEEGWVSIKDCSSTEGKLALQYTLMEQVKAAGFPYLDRLLRNLDGNLLSYDREDHAYVVRAWYSGKECDTRSISDIEKAVETLASIHKAMRLEVKEEYTRETLIHECTRHNAEIRKTRKYILKRRKKNSFEMNLLFSVEPFLECGEQMVEELEHSGYETLREQNLKAGSICHGDYNQHNVLFSGNRTIVTNFDKWNYDIQTADLYHFMRKILEKHNWDIALGVGMLETYQKVRPLSDAELYDLRLRLSYPWKFWKLVNHYSNNNKVWISGKNMEKLDQLQAQYDSWQYFLKNAF, via the coding sequence GTGTACGATCGTGGTTTATGGATATTAGAACAGTATGGATTGACAGCAAAGACATCCTGCAAAGGCAGAGGCGTCATGCTTTACGAAACAGAAGAAGGGTGGGTCAGCATTAAGGATTGCAGCAGTACCGAGGGCAAACTTGCTTTACAGTACACGCTGATGGAGCAGGTAAAAGCTGCGGGATTCCCTTATCTGGACCGCCTTTTGAGAAATCTTGACGGGAACTTATTGTCTTATGACAGGGAGGACCATGCATACGTAGTCCGGGCCTGGTATTCCGGCAAAGAGTGTGACACTCGTTCTATCTCAGATATTGAGAAGGCGGTGGAAACTCTTGCATCTATACATAAAGCGATGCGCCTTGAAGTAAAAGAAGAGTATACAAGGGAAACTTTGATTCACGAATGCACACGGCATAATGCAGAGATAAGAAAAACCAGAAAATATATTCTCAAACGGAGAAAAAAGAACTCATTTGAAATGAACTTACTCTTTAGCGTTGAACCTTTTTTGGAGTGTGGCGAACAGATGGTGGAGGAACTAGAACATTCGGGCTATGAAACCTTAAGGGAACAGAATCTGAAGGCCGGCAGCATCTGCCACGGGGACTATAACCAACATAATGTATTATTTTCTGGAAACAGAACTATTGTGACGAACTTTGATAAGTGGAACTACGACATTCAGACGGCAGACCTCTATCATTTTATGAGAAAGATATTGGAAAAACACAACTGGGATATTGCGCTTGGTGTGGGGATGCTTGAGACCTATCAGAAAGTGAGACCCTTATCTGACGCTGAGCTTTACGATTTGAGACTTCGACTTTCCTATCCCTGGAAATTTTGGAAACTGGTCAATCATTATTCGAATAACAATAAGGTCTGGATTTCGGGGAAAAACATGGAAAAACTCGATCAACTTCAGGCACAATACGACAGTTGGCAGTATTTTTTGAAAAATGCTTTCTAG
- a CDS encoding phospho-sugar mutase: MDYKEIYESWLNNPYFDEKTKDELRSIADDDKEIKERFYRDLEFGTAGLRGIIGAGTNRMNIYVIRKTTQGLANYIHSVDEKSGGVAIAYDSRHMSPEFAREAALCLAANGIKAYIFESLRPTPELSFAVRKLGCIAGINITASHNPPKYNGYKVYWQDGAQITPPHDTGIMAEVKKVTDFKTVKTMSKEEAKKAGLYQVIGSEIDDTYITELKKQVLHMDAIKEAAKDLKIVYSPLHGTGNIPARRVLKELGFENVYVVKEQELPNGDFPTVSYPNPETDEAFDLGLQLAEEVGADLVLATDPDADRLGVRVRDKNGEYHTLTGNMSGCLLADYEIGQRKVITGLPDDGALIKTIVTTNMADAIAEYYHVRLIEVLTGFKYIGQQILGFEKSGKGSYLFGFEESYGCLIGTYARDKDAIVATMALCEAAAYYKTKNMTLWDAMISLYERYGYYKDEISSITLEGIEGLEKIEKIMSALRKNPPKKLGNYKVHTFRDYEEDKIVNVGTGVIKPTNLPASNVLYFDLSDDAWLCVRPSGTEPKVKIYYGVKGTSLCDADEKSKVLGKDAKELIAQMME; the protein is encoded by the coding sequence ATGGACTATAAGGAGATTTATGAGTCGTGGTTAAACAACCCATATTTTGATGAGAAAACTAAGGATGAACTGCGTTCCATTGCCGATGATGATAAGGAGATCAAAGAACGCTTCTACAGAGATCTGGAATTTGGAACCGCAGGTCTGCGCGGCATCATCGGAGCAGGGACAAACCGCATGAATATCTATGTCATCCGCAAGACAACTCAGGGTCTGGCGAACTATATCCACTCTGTGGATGAAAAGTCAGGGGGTGTTGCAATCGCATACGATTCCCGGCATATGTCGCCGGAATTTGCCCGGGAGGCAGCTCTGTGTCTTGCTGCAAATGGAATCAAAGCATATATCTTTGAGTCGCTTCGCCCGACACCGGAGCTTTCCTTTGCTGTCCGGAAACTGGGATGTATTGCGGGAATCAATATCACCGCCAGTCATAACCCGCCGAAATATAACGGCTACAAGGTATATTGGCAGGATGGAGCACAGATTACACCTCCGCATGATACCGGGATCATGGCAGAGGTAAAAAAAGTGACCGACTTTAAAACCGTCAAGACCATGAGCAAAGAGGAGGCAAAAAAAGCCGGATTATATCAGGTCATCGGCTCTGAGATTGATGACACCTACATTACAGAGCTAAAAAAACAGGTTCTGCATATGGATGCCATCAAAGAGGCAGCAAAGGATCTCAAGATTGTTTATTCACCGCTTCACGGAACTGGAAATATACCCGCGAGACGTGTTCTTAAGGAACTTGGCTTTGAAAATGTCTATGTTGTAAAAGAGCAGGAGCTGCCAAATGGTGATTTTCCGACTGTGAGTTATCCGAATCCCGAAACGGACGAGGCATTCGACCTGGGTCTGCAGCTTGCAGAGGAAGTGGGAGCGGATTTGGTTCTGGCTACAGATCCGGATGCAGATCGTCTGGGTGTTCGAGTTCGCGATAAAAACGGTGAATATCATACTCTTACCGGCAATATGTCAGGATGCCTGCTTGCCGATTACGAAATTGGACAGAGGAAAGTGATAACCGGACTTCCGGATGACGGTGCATTAATCAAGACGATCGTGACGACGAATATGGCAGATGCGATTGCAGAATATTACCATGTCAGGCTGATTGAAGTTCTTACAGGATTTAAGTATATCGGGCAGCAGATCCTCGGATTCGAGAAAAGCGGAAAAGGAAGTTATTTATTTGGCTTTGAAGAGTCCTATGGATGTCTGATCGGTACGTATGCCCGTGATAAAGATGCGATTGTTGCAACTATGGCTCTGTGTGAAGCAGCGGCATACTATAAGACGAAGAATATGACGCTGTGGGATGCCATGATCTCGCTTTATGAGAGATATGGTTATTATAAAGATGAGATTTCCTCTATCACACTTGAGGGGATTGAGGGACTGGAAAAGATCGAGAAGATTATGTCAGCACTTCGAAAGAATCCTCCAAAAAAGCTGGGAAATTATAAAGTACACACATTTCGTGATTACGAAGAGGACAAGATAGTAAATGTGGGTACAGGAGTCATAAAACCCACCAACCTGCCCGCATCTAATGTTCTATATTTTGATTTAAGCGACGATGCCTGGCTTTGCGTGAGACCATCCGGGACCGAGCCAAAAGTTAAGATATATTATGGGGTGAAGGGGACCTCGCTTTGCGATGCCGATGAAAAATCCAAGGTTCTGGGCAAAGATGCCAAGGAGTTGATCGCACAGATGATGGAGTGA
- a CDS encoding HU family DNA-binding protein: MKVQEESLMNKTELVAAIAEQTQLSKKDAEAALKAFTDVVADELKKGGKVQLVGFGTFEVSERGEREGRNPQTGETMIIKASKSPKFKAGKALKDMMN; encoded by the coding sequence ATGAAAGTACAGGAGGAATCACTCATGAACAAAACAGAATTAGTTGCAGCTATCGCTGAGCAGACACAGTTATCAAAAAAAGACGCAGAGGCTGCTTTGAAAGCTTTTACAGATGTGGTAGCAGATGAATTGAAAAAAGGCGGTAAGGTACAACTGGTTGGCTTTGGAACGTTTGAAGTATCCGAACGTGGAGAGAGAGAGGGAAGAAATCCTCAGACTGGTGAGACTATGATTATCAAAGCTTCCAAATCCCCGAAATTTAAAGCCGGAAAAGCTTTAAAAGATATGATGAATTAA
- a CDS encoding RNA-binding S4 domain-containing protein, with protein sequence MRLDKFLKVSRLIKRRTVANEACDAGRVLVNDRPAKASVKVKPGDILEIRFGSKAAKVEILNVQETVRKEDADKMYRYL encoded by the coding sequence ATGCGATTAGACAAGTTTTTGAAAGTATCCCGATTGATCAAACGCAGAACCGTTGCAAACGAAGCATGTGATGCAGGACGTGTTCTTGTCAATGACCGTCCGGCCAAAGCATCTGTGAAGGTTAAGCCGGGAGACATTCTGGAGATCCGCTTCGGAAGCAAAGCGGCAAAAGTCGAGATTCTTAATGTGCAGGAAACTGTTCGCAAAGAAGATGCCGACAAGATGTATCGCTATTTATAA
- the yabP gene encoding sporulation protein YabP, translated as MDEHSGGLHQIKLTNKSSGTISGVVDVLSFDENEILLDTTEGRLIIKGKNLHVGRLQLSEGEVDLDGEVESLVYSSKGPKEKNGSLIKHLFG; from the coding sequence ATGGATGAACATTCCGGCGGACTGCATCAGATAAAGCTCACGAACAAAAGCAGCGGAACCATAAGCGGTGTGGTGGACGTGCTGTCTTTTGATGAAAATGAAATCCTGCTGGATACCACCGAGGGGAGGCTGATCATAAAAGGAAAAAATTTACATGTCGGGCGGCTGCAGCTGTCGGAGGGTGAAGTTGATCTGGACGGAGAGGTGGAAAGCCTTGTATATAGTTCTAAGGGACCGAAAGAAAAGAACGGTTCCCTGATTAAGCATTTATTCGGGTAA
- the yabQ gene encoding spore cortex biosynthesis protein YabQ, with the protein MSAYMGRELLLFTKSIWYGALLVLTYDILKICRNVIRHSNAFTTFEDLVYWIFCALFLFARFFKENSGILRGYLAAGIVVGSLACYFSISPVFVRFFTFLSKKVWKVLLIPLKIVKKVIKRLKSSLFQGKMFVKRKIGSGVKGLGRHFRNNNKGEEADEEKKGRQKKTRKRKKQKK; encoded by the coding sequence ATGAGCGCATATATGGGCAGAGAGCTTCTGCTGTTTACAAAATCTATCTGGTACGGTGCCCTCCTGGTACTCACCTATGACATCCTTAAGATCTGCCGCAATGTAATCAGACACAGTAATGCTTTTACAACATTCGAAGATCTGGTCTACTGGATATTCTGCGCTCTTTTTCTGTTTGCAAGGTTCTTTAAGGAGAACAGTGGTATCTTAAGAGGGTATCTGGCGGCGGGGATTGTGGTCGGAAGTCTGGCGTGCTATTTCAGCATCAGCCCTGTTTTTGTAAGATTCTTTACATTTTTGTCTAAAAAGGTTTGGAAAGTACTTTTAATACCGCTGAAAATTGTAAAAAAAGTGATAAAAAGGTTGAAATCTAGTCTGTTTCAAGGTAAAATGTTTGTGAAACGCAAGATCGGTTCCGGAGTAAAAGGCCTGGGGAGGCATTTCCGGAATAATAATAAGGGTGAGGAAGCAGATGAAGAAAAAAAAGGCAGGCAAAAAAAGACGCGAAAGCGCAAAAAGCAGAAAAAATAA
- a CDS encoding FtsB family cell division protein: MLLAVLLFEGHSMKMKIHANEERTAKLEKQIEKENKRTDDINSLSDYMQSDEYLEKSAKEKLGLVKENEIIFKESK; this comes from the coding sequence ATGTTGTTGGCAGTTTTACTATTTGAAGGCCATTCGATGAAGATGAAAATTCATGCGAATGAGGAGAGAACTGCAAAGCTTGAAAAGCAGATAGAAAAAGAAAACAAAAGAACGGATGATATCAACAGTCTTTCTGATTATATGCAAAGCGATGAGTATCTTGAAAAGTCTGCGAAAGAAAAACTTGGTCTTGTTAAGGAGAATGAGATTATCTTTAAAGAGTCGAAGTAG
- a CDS encoding SpoIIE family protein phosphatase yields the protein MPGWIIAMFAIGGLLVVRDMAFTVLRTRKGRVESEIYDKHPQKEQMEQYAHSFQKLANTFYSMPYRKDHLSNQEKDEILKQLQEELCDGCAKFDSCWRLCYHLNYQQACDLIGTLEEGDPDQITRAQGDWMIHCIDGAHYLDRMKQLFFHSRQALVWNNKLIENRLAVAEQLGEVANIMQKTAEDIYSISTVPDNLEDQVTKVLRKQHVIVKKMWMLEKPEDKIQIYVTMRARAGQCVTLHEIANILSKICGTTLRAVKEGHTIINGEYNTVLFIEDVNFRVLYGVAKVTKANESISGDNYICTDDGGRFVMCLSDGMGSGLDANKESEAVVDLMEQFISSGFSKEAAAKMINSALVLQRSDGMFSTVDLCSLDLYSGVCEFLKAGAATTFIKRDQWVETITSTSIAAGLVQQLDFDTASKKLYNGDYLIMVTDGVLDALPLSEEEETMKEIIMQIHSTTPKEVGRAILERVMAYCGYKAKDDMTVLVAGVWEK from the coding sequence ATGCCGGGTTGGATCATTGCCATGTTCGCAATCGGCGGTCTGCTGGTTGTACGGGACATGGCATTCACTGTTTTAAGGACAAGAAAAGGCAGGGTGGAATCGGAGATCTATGACAAACACCCGCAGAAAGAACAGATGGAACAATATGCACATTCTTTCCAGAAACTGGCGAATACATTCTACAGCATGCCATATCGGAAAGACCATTTATCGAATCAGGAAAAAGATGAGATCTTAAAGCAGCTTCAGGAAGAGCTCTGTGATGGGTGCGCTAAATTTGACTCTTGCTGGAGACTTTGCTACCATCTCAATTACCAACAGGCTTGTGATCTGATCGGGACGCTGGAAGAGGGAGATCCGGATCAGATTACACGTGCACAAGGGGACTGGATGATACATTGTATTGATGGGGCTCATTACCTTGATCGCATGAAACAGCTTTTTTTTCATTCGAGACAGGCATTGGTCTGGAATAATAAGCTGATTGAGAACCGCCTTGCAGTTGCAGAGCAGCTGGGTGAGGTGGCGAACATTATGCAGAAGACAGCAGAAGATATCTACAGCATCAGTACTGTCCCAGACAATCTGGAGGATCAGGTGACAAAAGTTCTCCGAAAACAGCATGTGATCGTCAAGAAGATGTGGATGCTGGAAAAACCAGAGGATAAGATTCAGATATACGTCACAATGCGCGCTCGTGCAGGCCAGTGTGTGACATTACACGAAATTGCTAATATCTTATCGAAGATCTGTGGGACAACCCTTCGGGCTGTAAAAGAAGGCCATACGATCATCAATGGAGAGTATAATACCGTGCTTTTCATTGAAGATGTAAATTTTCGTGTCTTATATGGAGTTGCAAAGGTGACCAAAGCAAACGAAAGTATCTCCGGAGATAATTATATCTGTACCGATGACGGCGGACGATTCGTCATGTGTCTCTCTGATGGAATGGGGTCAGGGCTTGATGCCAACAAGGAGAGCGAAGCGGTTGTGGATCTGATGGAGCAGTTTATCAGCTCGGGTTTTTCAAAAGAAGCTGCGGCAAAGATGATTAATTCCGCACTGGTGCTTCAAAGAAGTGACGGAATGTTCTCGACAGTCGATCTTTGCTCTTTAGATCTGTACAGTGGGGTCTGTGAATTCTTAAAAGCAGGTGCTGCCACCACATTTATCAAAAGAGATCAGTGGGTGGAGACAATCACCTCCACAAGTATAGCAGCCGGCCTGGTGCAGCAGCTGGATTTTGACACGGCTTCAAAAAAACTGTATAATGGTGATTACCTGATTATGGTAACGGATGGAGTTTTAGATGCACTGCCTCTTTCGGAAGAAGAGGAGACTATGAAGGAAATTATTATGCAGATACATAGTACAACTCCTAAGGAGGTCGGTCGTGCAATACTGGAACGTGTGATGGCATACTGCGGCTATAAAGCCAAAGATGACATGACTGTGCTCGTTGCCGGTGTCTGGGAAAAATAG
- the tilS gene encoding tRNA lysidine(34) synthetase TilS, which translates to MIEARVYKFIREHTMLFPGDVCLVGLSGGADSVCLLVLLNRLKTKLGIQIQAVHVNHNIRGEEAIRDARYAKDVCRSLDIPFYEYSYPVQELAREKHMGTEEMGRLVRKKAYTDCMNRHGATKLALAHHQNDLTETFLFHLARGTSLNGLAAIRPVRDNVIRPLLCVSRKEIEDYLNKNKIRYCEDSTNAEDDYTRNRIRHHVLSYLTEHVNKETVSHISAVSFDILEVLDYIERQAKRVSDQSIEFVCSPDAFDSHKIIKVKIKESFFQYDHVLQRTAVMRAIQTLCGESRNITREHVEGVLKLWQEPVGKQIDLPHKITAVRNYHDIELTMKWIKNDIRAGEIYRLPLDQEIQWGSFRMKAKVFPYNGQLIPEKTCTKWFDYGKINPDVVFRTRKSGDYIMINASGGHKKLKDYLIDCKIPRHERDQLLLLTSGSEVLWVVGYRIGESAKVDENTKQILEIQVTGGNTNE; encoded by the coding sequence ATGATTGAGGCTCGTGTTTATAAATTTATAAGAGAACATACTATGCTCTTTCCCGGCGATGTCTGTCTGGTCGGTTTGTCGGGGGGCGCTGATTCCGTATGTCTGTTGGTGTTGCTAAATCGTCTGAAGACAAAACTGGGGATTCAAATTCAGGCTGTGCATGTCAACCACAACATAAGAGGAGAGGAAGCCATAAGAGATGCCAGATATGCAAAAGATGTATGCCGTTCCCTCGACATTCCCTTCTATGAATATTCTTATCCGGTACAGGAGCTGGCAAGGGAGAAACATATGGGAACAGAAGAGATGGGAAGGCTAGTGCGTAAAAAAGCTTATACGGACTGTATGAACCGTCATGGAGCTACAAAACTTGCACTTGCACATCATCAAAATGATCTGACTGAGACTTTTTTGTTCCATTTGGCTCGGGGGACGTCGCTTAACGGGCTTGCAGCGATCCGGCCGGTGCGTGATAACGTAATCCGGCCACTTTTATGTGTCAGCCGGAAGGAAATTGAAGATTATTTAAATAAAAATAAGATTAGATATTGTGAGGACAGTACGAATGCGGAGGATGATTATACAAGAAATCGGATCCGTCATCATGTGCTGTCCTATTTGACGGAACATGTGAATAAGGAAACCGTTTCACATATATCGGCTGTATCCTTTGACATTCTGGAAGTGTTAGATTATATTGAAAGACAGGCGAAGAGGGTATCTGATCAAAGTATTGAATTCGTCTGTAGTCCAGATGCTTTCGATTCTCATAAAATCATAAAAGTAAAAATTAAGGAAAGTTTTTTTCAATATGATCATGTTCTGCAGAGAACGGCAGTGATGCGTGCTATTCAAACGCTCTGTGGGGAAAGCAGAAATATTACGAGAGAACATGTGGAAGGTGTGCTAAAGTTGTGGCAGGAACCGGTGGGAAAGCAGATTGATCTGCCTCATAAGATAACGGCTGTTCGAAATTATCATGATATAGAGCTCACGATGAAATGGATCAAGAATGATATCCGTGCTGGAGAAATTTACAGACTGCCGCTGGATCAGGAGATACAGTGGGGAAGTTTTCGTATGAAAGCAAAGGTTTTTCCTTATAACGGGCAATTAATTCCGGAAAAAACATGTACGAAATGGTTTGATTATGGTAAAATAAACCCAGATGTCGTGTTTCGTACCAGAAAAAGCGGTGATTATATTATGATAAATGCCTCGGGTGGTCATAAGAAGCTGAAAGATTATCTGATTGACTGCAAGATTCCAAGACATGAGCGTGATCAGCTGCTGTTGCTGACATCCGGGAGCGAAGTGCTCTGGGTTGTCGGATATCGGATTGGTGAATCCGCAAAGGTTGATGAAAACACAAAGCAGATATTAGAAATACAAGTAACAGGAGGAAATACGAATGAGTGA
- the hpt gene encoding hypoxanthine phosphoribosyltransferase codes for MSEKIRELISEEKIDARIREVAERISRDYAGKKLHMICVLKGGVFFMCELSKRITVPVSLDFMSVSSYGNEMNSSGVVKIIKDLDEPLEGKDVLIVEDIIDSGRTLGYLMDILEKRHPASLKLCTLLDKPERRVVDIQTQYCCFEIPDQFVVGYGLDYAQKYRNLPYIGVVDFED; via the coding sequence ATGAGTGAAAAGATTCGGGAATTGATTAGCGAGGAAAAGATAGATGCCCGGATTCGCGAAGTTGCAGAACGGATAAGCCGGGATTATGCCGGCAAGAAGCTGCATATGATCTGTGTATTGAAGGGCGGAGTGTTTTTTATGTGTGAACTGTCTAAGCGTATTACGGTTCCCGTGAGCCTAGATTTTATGTCGGTATCCAGCTATGGCAATGAGATGAATTCCAGCGGGGTTGTCAAGATTATAAAGGATCTGGATGAACCGTTGGAGGGAAAGGATGTATTGATTGTTGAGGATATCATTGATTCTGGAAGAACCCTGGGATATCTTATGGACATTCTGGAAAAAAGACATCCGGCGAGCTTAAAGCTCTGCACTCTGCTTGATAAGCCCGAAAGGCGTGTCGTAGACATACAGACGCAGTATTGCTGTTTCGAGATTCCGGATCAGTTTGTCGTCGGTTACGGACTGGACTATGCACAAAAATACAGAAACCTCCCCTACATCGGTGTGGTTGATTTTGAAGACTAA
- the ftsH gene encoding ATP-dependent zinc metalloprotease FtsH gives MLKKQTRGVGGYLILALLLIVILGYLPGLIKRGQTVSENTFTEDLKKGNIQQIEISQNREVPTGSLYYTTDDDKTSTYVFSDISKLEKQLKDAGFTNYNLKDVPHDSSFLNIVFPILISAVMVILVMTMMGRMMQGASGGSSGKMMDFGKSNAKVASKNDPKTTFRDVAGLKEEKEDLEEIVDFLKKPEKFTKVGARIPKGVLLVGPPGTGKTLLAKAVAGEAGVPFFSISGSDFVEMFVGVGASRVRDLFEEGKKHAPCIIFIDEIDAVARRRGTGMGGGHDEREQTLNQLLVEMDGFGINEGIIVIAATNRVDILDPAILRPGRFDRRVVVGAPDVDGREEILKVHAKGKPFAEDVDLRQIAQTTAGFTGAELENLLNEAAIMAAKDGRAYLKQDDIKSAFVKVGIGTEKKSRVISEKEKRITAYHETGHAILFHVLPDMDPVYTISIIPTGQGAAGYTMPQPENDEMFNTRGKMLQYIMVSLGGRVAEELIFDDITTGASQDIRQATRTAKAMVTKYGMSGKLGLVDYSEEDSDEVFIGRDWGHTKNFSEDVQSTIDAEVHAIIEECHEKARKIISEHSYVLHEAAKQLMTKEKLNRQEFEAIFAEEPKTVEG, from the coding sequence ATTTTGAAAAAACAAACCAGAGGAGTTGGCGGATACCTCATATTGGCATTGCTATTAATTGTCATACTGGGGTATCTTCCGGGACTGATCAAGAGGGGTCAGACAGTTTCAGAGAATACTTTTACAGAGGATTTAAAAAAGGGGAACATTCAGCAGATCGAGATTTCCCAGAACAGAGAAGTTCCGACGGGAAGTCTGTATTATACAACAGATGATGACAAAACCTCGACCTATGTGTTCAGTGATATCAGTAAATTGGAGAAACAACTTAAAGATGCAGGATTTACAAACTACAATCTGAAAGATGTTCCACATGACAGTAGTTTTCTAAATATTGTGTTTCCAATTCTGATCAGTGCGGTGATGGTAATCTTAGTTATGACGATGATGGGCCGTATGATGCAGGGAGCCAGCGGCGGAAGCAGCGGGAAGATGATGGATTTTGGAAAGAGTAATGCAAAAGTTGCATCGAAGAATGATCCGAAAACAACCTTTCGTGACGTTGCAGGTCTAAAAGAGGAGAAAGAAGATCTGGAAGAGATTGTGGATTTTCTGAAAAAACCTGAGAAATTTACAAAGGTAGGTGCCAGAATTCCCAAAGGGGTATTACTTGTCGGACCTCCGGGAACCGGTAAGACCTTACTTGCAAAAGCTGTAGCCGGAGAGGCTGGTGTTCCATTTTTCAGCATATCCGGTTCCGATTTTGTCGAAATGTTTGTAGGTGTCGGGGCATCTCGTGTGAGAGATTTGTTCGAAGAGGGAAAGAAACATGCTCCATGCATTATCTTTATCGACGAGATCGATGCAGTTGCAAGACGCCGTGGTACCGGAATGGGCGGCGGACATGATGAGCGTGAACAGACTCTGAATCAGCTGCTTGTCGAGATGGATGGATTTGGTATCAACGAGGGAATTATTGTCATAGCGGCGACAAACCGTGTAGATATTCTGGATCCGGCAATCTTAAGGCCCGGACGTTTTGACCGAAGAGTCGTTGTCGGTGCACCTGATGTCGACGGAAGAGAGGAAATTTTAAAAGTTCATGCCAAGGGCAAGCCATTTGCTGAGGATGTGGATTTAAGACAGATTGCCCAGACGACTGCAGGATTCACGGGTGCGGAGCTTGAGAACCTCCTGAATGAGGCTGCAATCATGGCTGCTAAAGATGGCAGGGCTTATCTGAAGCAGGACGATATCAAATCAGCCTTTGTGAAAGTTGGAATCGGAACTGAGAAGAAGAGCCGTGTGATTTCAGAAAAAGAAAAAAGAATCACTGCTTATCATGAGACGGGTCATGCGATTTTATTCCATGTACTTCCCGATATGGATCCGGTCTATACGATATCTATTATTCCTACCGGGCAGGGGGCAGCAGGTTATACAATGCCTCAGCCTGAAAATGATGAAATGTTCAATACCAGGGGAAAGATGCTTCAGTACATCATGGTTTCACTTGGCGGACGTGTGGCGGAGGAGCTGATTTTTGATGATATTACCACCGGGGCTTCGCAGGATATCAGACAGGCGACTAGGACGGCAAAAGCCATGGTTACAAAGTATGGTATGTCAGGCAAATTAGGGCTGGTGGATTACAGTGAAGAGGACTCAGATGAGGTGTTTATCGGAAGAGACTGGGGGCATACGAAGAATTTCAGCGAGGATGTACAGTCCACAATCGATGCAGAAGTTCATGCCATCATTGAAGAGTGTCATGAGAAGGCAAGAAAGATTATCTCTGAACACTCTTACGTACTCCATGAGGCTGCAAAACAGCTGATGACGAAAGAAAAGCTGAATCGTCAGGAGTTTGAGGCAATATTTGCAGAGGAGCCAAAAACTGTAGAGGGATGA